The following are encoded in a window of Panicum virgatum strain AP13 chromosome 5N, P.virgatum_v5, whole genome shotgun sequence genomic DNA:
- the LOC120674095 gene encoding uncharacterized protein LOC120674095, with translation MRERDACWEYCDKLDGNKVRCRFCHKVLNGGISRLKFHLSQIPSKGVNPCTKVKEDVIEKVKAIISAKEEYKEFQLLKRQRVAELSVPPKRTQEVLAQSTSPGLANSPAAALAAEQSHLLALEVSTPVPKLSGAANKSRAASELEAERCIAEFFFENKLDYSIADSVSYQHMLEVLGGVGFRGPSAEVLKDKWLHKLKSEILQKTKEIEKDWVTTGCTILADSWTDNKLKALINFSVSSPLGTFFLKTVDASPHFKTHRGLYDLFDEVIREVGPENVVQIIADRNINYGSIDKLIMQNYNSIFWSPCASFCINSMLDDFSKIDWVNQCICQAQTITRFIYNNKWVLDFMRKSMAGQELVCSGITKSVSDFLTLKSLLRHRSKLKQMFHCAEYSSSSYASRSIPCVEILNDDELWRAVEEIAAVSEPLLRVMRDVSGGKAAIGYIYESMTKVTDSIRTYYIMDEGKCKSFLDIVEQKWQAELHSPLHSAAAYLNPSIQYNPEVKFFTFIKEEFYHVLDKVLTTPDLRQDITSQLHAFRKAQGMFGSNIAKEARNNTSPGMWWEQYGDSAPSLQRAAVRITSQVCSTLTFQRDWDIILQNHSEKRNKLDKEALADQAYVHYNLTLHSEPKTRKKLDGDPIALDGIDMTSPWVDSDGPILTQWLDRFPSALDGGDLNTRQFAGSIFGPGDNLFGL, from the exons A TGCGCGAGAGAGATGCCTGCTGGGAGTACTGCGACAAGCTGGATGGGAACAAAGTCCGTTGCAGGTTCTGCCACAAGGTTCTCAATGGTGGCATCAGCCGGCTCAAGTTCCATCTGTCTCAAATTCCCAGCAAAGGGGTTAACCCTTGCACCAAGGTGAAGGAAGACGTCATTGAGAAGGTGAAGGCTATCATATCGGCAAAGGAAGAGTACAAGGAGTTCCAGCTTCTCAAGAGGCAGCGGGTAGCGGAATTGTCGGTACCCCCGAAACGAACACAGGAGGTTCTGGCTCAATCTACTTCTCCAGGGCTGGCAAACTCTCCagctgctgctcttgctgctgaACAGAGTCACCTTCTTGCTCTGGAAGTGTCGACTCCGGTACCAAAACTATCCGGTGCTGCTAACAAGTCACGCGCTGCTTCAGAATTGGAGGCTGAACGATGCATAGCTGAGTTCTTTTTCGAGAATAAGTTGGACTATAGTATAGCAGACTCAGTTTCATACCAGCATATGCTGGAGGTACTTGGTGGTGTGGGGTTCCGAGGGCCGTCAGCAGAGGTTCTGAAGGACAAGTGGTTGCACAAGCTCAAGTCAGAGATTTTGCAGAAAACTAAAGAGATTGAAAAGGATTGGGTGACAACAGGTTGCACTATATTGGCTGATTCATGGACTGATAACAAATTGAAAGCCTTAATCAACTTTTCTGTGTCGTCTCCTCTAGGGACATTCTTCCTCAAAACAGTGGATGCCTCTCCACACTTCAAAACTCACAGAGGGTTGTACGATCTCTTTGATGAGGTGATTCGAGAAGTAGGCCCAGAGAATGTTGTTCAGATAATTGCTGACAGGAATATAAACTACGGCAGCATAGATAAGCTAATCATGCAAAACTACAACAGCATCTTTTGGTCCCCATGTGCATCTTTCTGCATTAACTCAATGTTGGAtgacttctccaagattgattggGTGAACCAATGCATTTGCCAAGCACAAACCATAACACGATTTATCTACAACAATAAGTGGGTTCTTGATTTTATGAGAAAGTCCATGGCAGGGCAAGAGCTTGTCTGCTCAGGGATTACAAAGTCTGTATCAGATTTTCTCACATTGAAATCCTTGTTGAGGCACAGGTCAAAGCTGAAGCAAATGTTTCATTGCGCTGAATATTCATCTTCTTCATATGCAAGTAGGTCCATTCCTTGTGTTGAGATACTCAATGATGATGAGCTTTGGAGAGCAGTTGAAGAGATAGCTGCTGTTTCTGAACCTTTGTTGAGGGTCATGAGGGATGTTTCAGGAGGCAAAGCTGCCATTGGTTACATATATGAGTCTATGACAAAGGTGACAGACTCTATTAGAACATACTACATAATGGACGAAGGCAAATGTAAGTCGTTTCTGGACATAGTGGAGCAAAAATGGCAAGCAGAGCTGCATTCACCTCTTCATTCAGCAGCCGCTTATCTGAACCCAAGCATCCAGTATAATCCAGAAGTAAAATTTTTCACTTTTATCAAGGAGGAGTTCTACCATGTTCTTGATAAGGTGCTTACAACGCCTGACCTAAGGCAAGATATTACTTCTCAATTGCATGCTTTCCGCAAGGCGCAAGGGATGTTCGGTTCTAACATTGCTAAAGAAGCCCGTAACAATACCTCCCCAG GGATGTGGTGGGAACAATACGGCGATTCAGCACCATCACTGCAACGAGCCGCTGTCAGGATAACCAGCCAGGTTTGCAGCACCTTGACGTTCCAAAGAGACTGGGATATAATCCTTCAGAACCACTCTGAAAAGCGCAACAAGCTGGACAAGGAGGCTTTGGCCGATCAAGCCTACGTGCACTACAATCTCACGCTCCATTCCGAGCCAAAGACGAGGAAGAAGTTGGATGGGGACCCAATCGCACTGGATGGAATTGACATGACGTCGCCATGGGTGGACTCTGACGGCCCAATCCTCACCCAGTGGCTCGATAGGTTCCCGTCCGCCTTGGATGGTGGAGACTTGAACACTAGGCAGTTTGCTGGATCCATCTTTGGCCCCGGCGATAATCTGTTCGGCTTGTAA
- the LOC120674097 gene encoding uncharacterized protein LOC120674097, with protein sequence MEGKSRLPEVTIDPAAGVGAVVDAGKAAGKEPISPGTPSSVDAGRRSGKEGRAEDGVPLPGWKLDALCQESCPSPAMRARFPYF encoded by the coding sequence ATGGAGGGGAAGAGCCGGCTGCCGGAGGTGACCATCGACCCGGCGGCGGGCGTTGGCGCTGTCGTCGACGCGGGGAAGGCAGCGGGCAAGGAGCCCATCAGCCCGGGCACGCCGTCCTCGGtggacgccggccgccgcagcggcaAGGAGGGGCGCGCGGAGGACGGCGTCCCCCTGCCTGGGTGGAAGCTCGACGCCCTCTGCCAGGAGTCCTGCCCGTCGCCGGCCATGAGGGCGCGCTTCCCCTACTTCTGA